The following are encoded together in the Methylomonas methanica MC09 genome:
- the trxC gene encoding thioredoxin TrxC, producing MSENLHLVCPHCSATNRLPTARLRQDPKCGQCHQALFAGHPLQLNSQNFDKHLTRNDVPLLVDFWADWCGPCKMMAPAFAQAAKLLEPDIRLGKLDTETEAAIAGRYNIRSIPTLILFKGGREWARQAGAMSAQDIVRWVQTQY from the coding sequence ATGAGCGAAAATCTACATTTAGTTTGCCCGCATTGCTCGGCGACTAATCGCCTACCCACCGCGCGTCTGCGGCAAGATCCGAAATGCGGCCAATGTCATCAAGCCCTTTTTGCTGGGCATCCATTGCAATTGAACAGCCAAAATTTCGATAAACACCTTACGCGTAACGATGTTCCGCTGCTGGTCGACTTTTGGGCGGACTGGTGCGGCCCTTGCAAGATGATGGCGCCTGCTTTTGCCCAAGCGGCTAAATTGCTGGAACCGGATATACGCCTAGGCAAACTGGATACTGAAACCGAGGCCGCTATAGCCGGCCGCTACAACATACGCAGCATTCCGACGCTGATTTTGTTTAAAGGCGGGCGTGAGTGGGCCAGACAGGCGGGCGCCATGAGCGCACAGGACATTGTGCGCTGGGTGCAAACGCAGTATTGA
- a CDS encoding phenylacetate--CoA ligase family protein, whose amino-acid sequence MSQSEEAFNRYIHTSLDQLLAEQSLMDPHARVLALFKRCVEQVPAYRRFLAEKQVLAESINDYPSFQTLPLINKANYMQVYPLPQRCLGGSLQGADRVAVSSGSTGQPTFWPRSALHELDVAVRFEQVFVDSFAADQRNTLAVVCFALGNWVGGLFTTSCCWHLARKGYPLMVATPGNNKTEILRVVRELAPHFEQTVLLGYPPFIKDVLDAGAAEGIAWAEYRTKLVFAGEVFSEEWRSLLGQRTGSTRPCFDSASLYGTADGGVLGNETPLSIAIRRWLADQPRAARDLFGESRLPTLVQYDPCSRFFEVHDNTLVVSGENSVPLLRYHIADKGGVLSFDEMWSFLNQHGIQSVADLGLPVDFKPRALPFVFVFGRADFTVSYYGANIYPENVTVGLEQPGIMRWVTGKFVLEVRETALGDKELHVAVELLPDAAPEPALPDLIASAIREQLLRLNSEFAHYTPTERQLPKVTLYAFADPEYFPLGVKHRYTRKAAD is encoded by the coding sequence ATGTCACAGTCCGAAGAAGCATTTAATCGATATATCCACACTTCGCTGGATCAACTGCTGGCGGAGCAGTCGTTAATGGACCCGCACGCCCGCGTGTTGGCGCTGTTTAAACGCTGCGTCGAGCAGGTGCCGGCCTATCGACGTTTTTTGGCGGAAAAGCAGGTTCTTGCCGAGAGCATTAACGATTATCCAAGCTTTCAAACATTGCCTTTGATAAACAAAGCCAATTACATGCAAGTGTATCCGTTGCCGCAGCGCTGTCTGGGCGGCAGTTTGCAAGGCGCGGACCGGGTGGCTGTTTCGTCCGGTTCTACCGGTCAGCCGACTTTCTGGCCGCGTTCGGCGCTGCACGAATTGGATGTGGCGGTACGTTTCGAGCAGGTATTTGTAGACAGTTTTGCCGCCGATCAGCGCAACACCTTGGCGGTGGTCTGTTTTGCGCTGGGTAACTGGGTGGGCGGCTTGTTTACCACTTCATGTTGTTGGCATTTGGCGCGCAAGGGGTATCCGCTGATGGTAGCGACCCCGGGTAACAACAAAACCGAAATCTTGCGGGTGGTACGGGAATTGGCGCCACATTTCGAACAGACCGTGCTGTTGGGTTATCCGCCGTTTATTAAGGATGTGCTGGACGCCGGCGCGGCGGAAGGCATAGCCTGGGCGGAATACCGGACAAAATTGGTGTTTGCCGGCGAGGTGTTCAGCGAAGAGTGGCGGAGTCTGCTCGGACAGCGTACCGGTTCGACTCGACCTTGCTTCGATTCGGCTTCCCTGTATGGTACAGCCGATGGCGGCGTGTTGGGCAATGAAACCCCGCTAAGTATCGCCATACGCCGCTGGCTGGCCGATCAGCCGCGTGCCGCCCGCGACTTGTTCGGCGAATCGCGCCTGCCGACGTTGGTGCAATACGATCCCTGCAGCCGTTTCTTTGAGGTGCATGACAATACCCTGGTAGTGTCTGGCGAAAACAGCGTGCCGTTGCTGCGTTACCATATTGCCGATAAAGGCGGGGTGCTGAGTTTCGATGAGATGTGGAGTTTTCTGAATCAACACGGTATTCAGTCAGTTGCTGATTTGGGTTTGCCGGTGGATTTCAAACCACGCGCATTACCGTTTGTGTTTGTGTTCGGCCGTGCGGATTTTACGGTGTCCTATTACGGCGCCAATATTTATCCCGAGAATGTTACGGTTGGCCTGGAGCAGCCCGGCATTATGCGTTGGGTAACCGGAAAGTTTGTGTTAGAGGTGCGGGAAACGGCCTTAGGCGACAAGGAGCTGCATGTCGCCGTGGAGCTGTTGCCGGATGCTGCGCCGGAACCGGCCTTGCCGGATCTTATAGCGAGCGCGATTAGAGAGCAGTTATTAAGACTGAATAGCGAGTTTGCCCACTACACACCCACCGAGCGGCAACTGCCGAAAGTGACGTTATATGCGTTTGCCGACCCGGAATATTTTCCGCTTGGCGTTAAACATCGCTATACCCGCAAAGCGGCAGACTAG
- a CDS encoding peroxiredoxin, protein MSAMFRIRWIFLLLTVGLLWVSAVRADALQVGQDAPLFQLTAYDGSQMRLLDRQNKGWTVLYFYPKAGTPGCTTQACAFRDAINAIRAQNAEVFGISTDDLADLKAFHEKHKLSFSLLSDPDAKVTERYGVKIPVLNMAKRWTFIIDPALVVRQIDDDVDPALDASRVAKSLKRLQAAQ, encoded by the coding sequence ATGTCGGCTATGTTTCGTATTCGCTGGATTTTTCTACTGTTGACTGTGGGTTTGCTGTGGGTTTCCGCAGTGCGCGCGGATGCTTTGCAAGTCGGTCAGGATGCGCCGCTGTTTCAATTGACAGCCTATGACGGTAGCCAGATGCGGCTGCTGGACCGGCAGAACAAGGGTTGGACGGTGTTGTACTTTTACCCCAAAGCCGGTACGCCCGGCTGTACCACGCAAGCCTGCGCTTTTCGCGACGCTATTAATGCCATTCGCGCGCAAAATGCCGAGGTGTTCGGTATCAGCACAGACGATCTTGCCGACCTGAAAGCCTTTCACGAAAAACACAAACTATCGTTCAGTTTGTTGTCCGACCCCGACGCCAAAGTCACGGAGCGTTACGGCGTGAAGATTCCGGTATTGAACATGGCCAAGCGCTGGACGTTTATTATCGATCCGGCACTGGTAGTTCGGCAGATAGATGACGATGTCGACCCGGCGCTGGATGCAAGCCGGGTGGCGAAAAGTTTAAAACGTTTGCAAGCCGCCCAGTAG